A genomic segment from Geitlerinema sp. PCC 7407 encodes:
- a CDS encoding GatB/YqeY domain-containing protein codes for MTLKDRISEDIKTAMKAKDKVRLETVRSIKKLILERETIVRPQGQESLTEEQEMEVLTQLAKQRRDAIEQYRQAGRDDLAATEQQELAIIEEYLPQQLSDEEIREAIAAIIAEVGATSVKDLGKVMGPAMQRLKGRADGKTVQRFTQEALKG; via the coding sequence ATGACTTTGAAAGATCGAATTAGTGAAGATATTAAGACGGCAATGAAGGCGAAAGATAAAGTTCGCCTAGAAACAGTCCGCAGTATCAAGAAGTTGATTCTTGAGAGAGAAACTATCGTTCGTCCTCAAGGGCAGGAGTCTCTCACCGAAGAGCAAGAGATGGAGGTCCTGACTCAGCTAGCGAAGCAGCGACGCGATGCAATCGAGCAGTATCGTCAAGCGGGTCGCGACGACTTGGCCGCTACTGAGCAGCAGGAGTTAGCCATTATTGAAGAATACCTCCCCCAGCAGCTTTCTGACGAGGAAATCCGCGAGGCGATCGCGGCGATTATTGCAGAGGTCGGGGCCACATCGGTCAAGGATCTGGGCAAAGTCATGGGTCCAGCGATGCAACGACTCAAAGGACGTGCTGACGGAAAAACGGTACAGCGCTTTACGCAAGAGGCCCTCAAGGGCTAG
- a CDS encoding M20 family metallopeptidase, whose product MVATTAEAKSFHPAAIRPEIQALQDSLVQWRRHLHQRPELGFREVQTAAFVVSKLQEWGIAHQSGIAQTGVVAVIEGDRPGPVLGIRADMDALPIQEANEVPYRSQHDGVMHACGHDGHTAIALGLAHYLTHHRDRFQGTVKLIFQPAEEGPGGAKPMIEAGALQNPSLDAIIGLHIWNNLPLGTVGVRSGPLMAAVELFRCTILGKGGHGALPHQTVDSIVVSAQIVNALQTIVARNVNPIESAVVTVGEFHAGTAMNVIADTARLSGTVRYFSPQYDGFFKDRIEQTVAGICQGFGAQYDLDYWKLYPPVVNDPAIADLVRSVASAVVETPAGIVPECQTMGGEDMSFFLQEVPGCYFFLGSANLSQNLAYPHHHPRFDFDETVLGVGVEIFARCVEAFCR is encoded by the coding sequence ATGGTTGCCACCACCGCCGAAGCCAAATCCTTTCACCCCGCCGCTATCCGGCCTGAAATTCAGGCCCTCCAAGACTCCCTTGTCCAGTGGCGGCGCCACTTGCACCAGCGTCCTGAGCTGGGATTTCGCGAAGTCCAAACTGCGGCCTTTGTGGTCAGCAAGCTCCAAGAATGGGGAATTGCTCACCAAAGCGGCATTGCGCAAACCGGCGTTGTAGCGGTGATCGAGGGCGATCGCCCGGGTCCGGTGCTCGGCATCCGGGCAGACATGGATGCCCTACCGATCCAAGAAGCCAACGAGGTGCCCTACCGATCCCAGCACGACGGGGTCATGCACGCCTGCGGCCATGATGGCCACACCGCGATCGCCCTCGGCCTCGCCCACTATCTGACCCATCACCGCGATCGCTTTCAGGGCACCGTCAAGCTGATCTTTCAACCCGCCGAAGAAGGCCCCGGAGGCGCCAAGCCCATGATCGAGGCAGGCGCCCTCCAAAATCCCAGCCTCGACGCCATCATCGGCCTGCACATCTGGAATAACCTGCCCCTGGGCACCGTCGGCGTGCGCAGCGGTCCGCTGATGGCCGCCGTTGAGCTCTTTCGCTGCACCATCCTCGGCAAAGGCGGCCATGGCGCTCTGCCCCACCAAACCGTCGACTCCATCGTGGTTAGCGCCCAGATCGTCAACGCCCTGCAAACCATCGTCGCGCGCAACGTCAACCCCATCGAGTCCGCCGTGGTCACCGTGGGCGAGTTCCACGCCGGCACCGCCATGAACGTCATCGCCGACACCGCCCGCCTCAGCGGCACCGTGCGCTACTTCAGCCCCCAGTACGACGGCTTCTTCAAGGACCGCATCGAGCAAACTGTCGCCGGCATCTGCCAAGGCTTTGGCGCCCAGTACGACCTCGACTACTGGAAGCTCTATCCCCCCGTGGTCAACGACCCGGCGATCGCCGACCTCGTGCGCTCTGTGGCCAGCGCCGTCGTCGAAACCCCTGCTGGCATCGTGCCCGAATGCCAAACCATGGGGGGCGAAGACATGTCCTTTTTCCTGCAAGAAGTCCCCGGCTGCTACTTCTTTCTCGGCTCCGCCAACCTCAGCCAAAACCTCGCCTACCCCCACCATCATCCCCGGTTTGACTTTGACGAGACCGTGCTGGGCGTCGGCGTTGAAATCTTTGCGCGCTGCGTTGAGGCCTTTTGTCGCTGA
- the tkt gene encoding transketolase: MAVATQSLDELCINAIRFLAIDAVEKAKSGHPGLPMGAAPMAFVLWDRFMRFNPKNPTWFNRDRFVLSAGHGCMLQYALLHLTGYDSVTLDDIKSFRQWGSRTPGHPENFETLGVEVTTGPLGQGIANAVGLAMAEAHLAARFNKPDSTIVDHYTYVILGDGCNMEGISGEACSLAGHLGLGKLIALYDDNHISIDGSTDVAFTEDVSKRFEAYGWHVLHVENGNTDLAAIQKAIEEAKAVTDKPSMIKVTTTIGYGSPNKADTAGVHGAALGGDEVKATRENLGWNYEPFSIPDDVLGHFRKAVERGASNEAEWQEALAAYRTKYPEEAKVFDRILTGELPEGWDKTLPTYTSQDKGVATRKHSEITLNALAPTLTELLGGSADLTHSNLTELKVSGDFQKGAYENRNIHFGVREHAMGAICNGLALHTPGLIPYCATFLVFADYMRAAIRLSALSQVGVIYVMTHDSIGLGEDGPTHQPVETVASLRVIPNLLVMRPADGNETSAAYKVAVENRKRPTLLALSRQNLPNYDETSFEGVAKGAYIISDSEGTPDIILIGTGSELQLCVEAAKQLRGEGKKVRVVSMPCCELFNEQSAEYKESVLPKAVTKRVAVEAGSTFGWCRYTGSEGAVIGIDHFGASAPGNVCLEKFGFTVENVLATAKQVLG, translated from the coding sequence ATGGCTGTCGCAACCCAATCCCTCGACGAACTCTGTATTAATGCAATTCGCTTTCTGGCCATTGATGCCGTAGAGAAAGCAAAGTCTGGCCACCCGGGGTTGCCCATGGGCGCAGCACCGATGGCTTTCGTGCTGTGGGATCGCTTCATGCGGTTCAATCCCAAGAACCCAACCTGGTTCAACCGCGATCGCTTTGTGCTGTCTGCGGGTCATGGCTGCATGCTGCAGTACGCCCTGCTGCACTTAACCGGTTACGACAGCGTCACGCTAGACGACATCAAGAGCTTCCGCCAGTGGGGCTCGCGCACCCCGGGTCACCCCGAGAACTTCGAGACCCTGGGCGTTGAAGTGACCACCGGCCCCCTCGGCCAAGGCATCGCCAACGCTGTGGGTCTGGCCATGGCAGAAGCTCACCTGGCTGCGCGCTTCAACAAGCCCGACAGCACCATCGTCGATCACTACACCTACGTGATCCTGGGTGACGGCTGCAACATGGAGGGTATCTCGGGTGAGGCTTGCTCCTTGGCCGGTCACCTCGGCCTCGGCAAATTGATCGCCCTCTACGACGACAACCACATCTCCATCGACGGCTCCACCGACGTCGCCTTCACCGAAGACGTTTCCAAGCGCTTTGAGGCCTACGGTTGGCACGTGCTGCACGTCGAGAACGGCAACACCGACCTCGCCGCAATCCAAAAGGCGATCGAAGAAGCGAAGGCCGTCACCGACAAGCCTTCGATGATCAAGGTCACCACCACCATTGGCTATGGCTCCCCCAACAAGGCCGACACGGCTGGGGTTCACGGCGCAGCGCTGGGCGGCGACGAAGTCAAGGCAACCCGTGAGAACCTGGGCTGGAACTATGAGCCCTTCAGCATCCCTGACGATGTTCTGGGCCACTTCCGCAAGGCAGTTGAGCGGGGCGCAAGCAATGAAGCTGAGTGGCAAGAGGCTCTGGCTGCTTACCGGACGAAGTATCCCGAAGAAGCCAAGGTTTTCGATCGCATCCTGACGGGCGAGCTGCCCGAGGGCTGGGACAAGACCCTGCCCACCTACACCAGCCAAGACAAAGGCGTTGCCACTCGGAAGCACTCCGAAATCACGCTGAACGCTTTGGCTCCGACCCTCACCGAGCTGCTGGGCGGCTCTGCTGACCTGACCCACTCCAACCTGACGGAGCTGAAGGTGAGCGGCGACTTCCAGAAGGGCGCCTACGAAAACCGCAACATCCACTTTGGGGTGCGCGAGCACGCCATGGGTGCTATCTGCAACGGCCTTGCCCTGCACACTCCGGGTCTGATCCCCTACTGCGCAACCTTCCTGGTCTTCGCAGACTACATGCGGGCAGCGATTCGTCTGTCGGCGCTCTCCCAAGTGGGCGTCATCTATGTGATGACCCACGACTCCATCGGTCTGGGCGAAGACGGTCCTACCCACCAACCGGTTGAAACCGTTGCGTCTCTGCGCGTCATCCCCAACCTGCTGGTGATGCGTCCTGCGGACGGCAACGAGACCTCTGCGGCTTACAAAGTAGCTGTGGAAAACCGGAAGCGGCCGACCCTGCTGGCCCTCTCTCGCCAGAACCTGCCCAACTACGATGAGACCTCCTTCGAGGGTGTCGCGAAGGGCGCTTACATCATCTCTGACAGCGAGGGAACCCCGGACATCATTTTGATCGGTACGGGTAGCGAGCTGCAGCTGTGCGTGGAGGCAGCTAAGCAGCTGCGCGGCGAAGGCAAGAAGGTGCGCGTTGTCTCGATGCCTTGCTGTGAGCTGTTTAACGAGCAGAGCGCTGAGTACAAAGAGTCTGTGCTGCCCAAAGCCGTGACCAAGCGCGTGGCTGTGGAAGCTGGCTCGACCTTCGGCTGGTGCCGCTATACGGGTAGCGAAGGCGCTGTGATCGGGATTGATCACTTCGGTGCCTCTGCGCCCGGTAATGTGTGCCTTGAGAAGTTTGGCTTCACGGTCGAGAACGTCCTGGCAACCGCCAAGCAAGTTCTGGGCTAG
- a CDS encoding RNA-guided endonuclease TnpB family protein produces MLTRRITYRLYPTRQQESKLHYWRKLHCGLYNAALANRKTQYQKFNHAVDYFEQQNSLPAFKEVWPEYKELGSHALQATLKRVDFAFQRFFKKLGGYPRFKASRRYAGWTYPCKSGWKAETSGLHGSLNLSNLGSLKMRGQARTWGKPTTCTIFWRHGKWYASITVQCEPARSTGEGSVGIDLGCKEAITLSTGEQISKPEFIRQGDIQVKQASKKLRRKRAPNRTKRIKASRRWTRERQKVSKLQRKVARQRENWIHQVTSHIVSRNSLVAGEKLNVKNMTRKGKSKTRQKAGLNRSILSVGFGMIGQFLDYKLAEAGGFYVESPTQQLKPSQRCVKCWELTPKTLSDRVHVCANPHCNHVEDRDVNAAQVNLAWARGKELASSVAESSSSTACGSMRQLGAKKRQKPQAS; encoded by the coding sequence ATGCTAACACGTCGTATCACCTACCGGCTTTATCCCACCCGTCAGCAGGAGTCCAAACTCCACTACTGGCGGAAACTGCACTGTGGGCTGTACAACGCCGCGTTAGCCAACCGCAAAACCCAGTATCAGAAGTTCAACCACGCCGTTGACTACTTTGAGCAGCAAAACAGCCTACCCGCCTTCAAAGAAGTGTGGCCAGAGTACAAAGAGCTAGGCTCCCATGCTCTCCAAGCCACCCTCAAGCGAGTCGACTTTGCCTTTCAGAGATTCTTCAAGAAACTGGGTGGATATCCCCGATTCAAAGCGTCCCGCCGCTATGCAGGCTGGACCTATCCCTGCAAGTCCGGCTGGAAAGCCGAAACTAGTGGATTGCATGGTTCTCTCAACCTGAGCAACCTTGGCAGCCTGAAGATGCGGGGACAAGCTCGGACCTGGGGCAAACCCACCACCTGCACGATCTTCTGGCGACACGGCAAATGGTATGCCTCCATCACCGTGCAGTGTGAGCCAGCCCGGTCTACAGGAGAAGGTTCTGTTGGCATTGATCTGGGGTGCAAAGAAGCCATCACCCTATCCACGGGTGAGCAGATCAGCAAACCTGAGTTCATCCGGCAAGGGGACATCCAGGTCAAGCAAGCCTCGAAGAAACTCAGACGCAAGCGCGCTCCCAACCGAACGAAGCGGATCAAAGCTTCTCGCCGATGGACGCGTGAGCGTCAAAAAGTCTCGAAGCTACAGCGCAAAGTTGCCCGACAGCGCGAGAACTGGATTCACCAAGTCACCAGCCACATAGTGAGCCGTAATAGCCTAGTGGCCGGTGAAAAACTGAACGTCAAAAACATGACCCGCAAGGGCAAGTCCAAGACCCGTCAAAAAGCAGGGCTTAACCGCTCTATTTTGTCCGTGGGTTTTGGCATGATTGGTCAGTTCCTGGACTACAAGCTGGCTGAAGCCGGGGGATTCTATGTCGAGTCTCCCACTCAGCAGCTAAAGCCCTCTCAGCGCTGCGTAAAGTGCTGGGAACTGACCCCCAAGACCTTGTCTGACCGGGTGCATGTTTGCGCCAATCCTCACTGCAATCATGTTGAGGACCGAGATGTTAATGCCGCCCAAGTCAATCTGGCTTGGGCAAGGGGTAAGGAACTTGCCTCTTCAGTCGCAGAGTCGTCAAGCTCTACCGCGTGCGGAAGTATGCGGCAACTTGGGGCGAAGAAGCGACAGAAACCTCAGGCCTCTTAG
- the bioD gene encoding dethiobiotin synthase, which translates to MSALLISGTDTGAGKTILTTALAAYWQHYFPAERLGILKPLQSGEGDREWYNELFGLDLAEVNPLHFEAPLAPPLAAAKEGAEIKLEKAWAAFEALQQSRDWVLVEGVGGLGSPITWETTVADLAWDWRLPTVLVVPVRLGAIAQAVANVALARQNRLHLKGIVLNCPTPCSKEEIANWAPAKMIRSLTGIPVLGCLPFLADPKDREKLVQSAAALDLERLLPMLPA; encoded by the coding sequence TTGAGCGCACTTCTAATTTCGGGCACCGATACTGGTGCGGGCAAAACGATTTTGACGACGGCCCTGGCTGCTTACTGGCAGCACTATTTCCCGGCCGAGCGATTGGGGATTCTCAAGCCGCTCCAGTCGGGAGAAGGCGATCGCGAATGGTACAACGAGCTGTTTGGGCTGGACTTAGCAGAGGTCAATCCTTTGCACTTTGAGGCGCCGCTGGCACCGCCGCTGGCCGCCGCCAAAGAAGGCGCTGAGATCAAGCTCGAAAAAGCCTGGGCAGCCTTTGAGGCGCTCCAGCAGAGCCGAGACTGGGTCCTAGTGGAAGGGGTGGGCGGCCTCGGTTCGCCGATCACTTGGGAAACGACGGTGGCGGATCTGGCGTGGGACTGGCGGCTGCCGACGGTGCTGGTGGTGCCGGTGCGGCTAGGGGCGATCGCCCAAGCAGTGGCCAACGTTGCCTTGGCGCGCCAGAATCGCCTGCACCTCAAGGGCATCGTCTTGAACTGCCCGACCCCCTGCTCCAAGGAGGAAATCGCCAACTGGGCGCCTGCGAAAATGATTCGATCGCTGACGGGGATTCCGGTTTTGGGCTGTCTGCCCTTCCTGGCCGATCCGAAGGACCGAGAGAAGCTGGTGCAGAGCGCCGCCGCCCTGGATCTCGAGCGACTGCTGCCAATGCTGCCAGCCTAG
- the fabF gene encoding beta-ketoacyl-ACP synthase II: MTNSESKKRVVVTGLGAITPIGKTLSEYWDGLCSGRNGIGPITLFDPSRHACRIAGEVKGFDPHEYMDRKEAKRMDRFAQFGVAASKQAIEDAQFVINDLNAEQVGIIIGTGVGGIKVLEDQQEIYLSKGPDRCSPFMVPMMIANMAAGLTAIHVGAKGPNSCAVTACAAGSNAIGDAFRMVQGGYAQAMICGGTEAAITPLAVAGFASARALSTRNDDPEHACRPFDKDRDGFVMGEGAGILLLEELEHALSRGAKIYAEMVGYGMTCDAYHITSPVPGGSGAARAIELALKDAGLQPEQVDYVNAHGTSTPANDSTETAAIKKAMGDHAYKLAVSSTKSMTGHLLGGSGGIEAVATVMAIANDRVPPTINLADPDPACDLDYVAHQSRAQTVNVALSNSFGFGGHNVTLAFKKYQ; the protein is encoded by the coding sequence ATGACAAATTCAGAGTCAAAAAAGCGCGTTGTTGTTACTGGGCTCGGTGCAATCACGCCCATTGGTAAGACCCTCTCGGAATACTGGGATGGTCTTTGCAGTGGGCGCAATGGCATTGGGCCAATCACTCTATTTGATCCGTCCCGTCATGCCTGCCGCATTGCCGGCGAAGTCAAAGGGTTTGACCCACACGAGTACATGGACCGCAAAGAGGCCAAGCGCATGGATCGCTTTGCCCAGTTTGGGGTCGCTGCCAGTAAACAGGCAATCGAAGACGCGCAATTTGTCATTAACGACCTCAACGCGGAACAGGTGGGCATCATCATCGGTACCGGTGTGGGTGGCATCAAGGTCCTAGAAGACCAGCAAGAGATCTACCTCAGCAAAGGTCCCGATCGCTGTAGCCCCTTCATGGTGCCGATGATGATTGCCAACATGGCAGCGGGCTTGACCGCGATTCATGTCGGCGCCAAAGGACCCAACTCCTGCGCAGTGACGGCTTGTGCTGCTGGCTCGAATGCCATTGGCGACGCTTTTCGCATGGTCCAGGGAGGCTATGCCCAGGCCATGATTTGCGGTGGAACCGAGGCAGCGATTACGCCCCTCGCCGTGGCAGGCTTTGCGTCCGCACGAGCCCTGTCGACGCGCAATGACGACCCAGAGCACGCTTGCCGGCCTTTTGACAAAGACCGAGACGGCTTCGTGATGGGAGAGGGTGCAGGAATTTTGCTGCTGGAAGAGCTAGAGCATGCCTTGAGCCGGGGCGCCAAGATTTATGCCGAGATGGTGGGCTATGGCATGACCTGTGATGCCTACCACATCACTTCGCCGGTGCCCGGCGGTAGCGGCGCGGCTCGAGCGATCGAGCTCGCCCTCAAGGATGCAGGCCTACAGCCGGAGCAAGTGGACTACGTCAATGCTCACGGCACCAGCACGCCAGCCAACGACTCTACGGAAACCGCAGCCATCAAGAAGGCTATGGGCGATCACGCCTACAAGCTAGCCGTGAGCTCGACGAAGTCGATGACAGGACACCTGTTGGGAGGGTCTGGCGGCATTGAGGCGGTGGCAACGGTCATGGCGATCGCCAACGATCGCGTTCCTCCCACCATCAACCTTGCCGATCCCGATCCGGCCTGCGACCTCGACTATGTCGCTCACCAAAGCCGCGCCCAAACCGTGAATGTGGCCCTGTCCAATTCCTTTGGATTTGGCGGCCATAACGTCACCCTCGCCTTCAAAAAATATCAGTGA
- a CDS encoding VOC family protein, with protein sequence MENTAPTLVPGLLRRVHHIAFNVKDLQASRQFYGNLLGLRELQADEVPSTLAELFAAGKVANFVTPDGTIIDLFWKPDLEPPHPDPGQAFTRTSHLAFDIAPEHFDQAVAVLRQNAIAFDHGPVIRPTGRGVYFYDPDGFIVEIRCDPLENPSSKPA encoded by the coding sequence ATGGAGAACACCGCGCCGACCCTAGTCCCTGGCCTGCTGCGCCGGGTTCACCACATCGCCTTTAATGTCAAAGACCTGCAAGCCTCCCGCCAGTTCTACGGAAATCTTCTGGGGCTGCGGGAGCTCCAGGCCGACGAAGTGCCCAGCACCCTGGCCGAGCTTTTCGCGGCAGGAAAAGTCGCTAACTTCGTCACCCCAGATGGGACGATCATCGACCTGTTTTGGAAGCCGGACCTCGAGCCGCCCCACCCAGACCCCGGCCAGGCTTTCACGCGCACGAGCCACCTAGCCTTTGACATCGCGCCGGAGCACTTTGATCAGGCCGTCGCTGTCTTGCGGCAAAACGCGATCGCCTTTGATCACGGGCCTGTCATCCGGCCCACGGGCCGCGGCGTCTATTTTTATGACCCCGACGGCTTCATCGTCGAAATTCGCTGCGATCCCCTAGAGAACCCCAGCAGCAAACCTGCCTAA
- the acpP gene encoding acyl carrier protein, producing the protein MSQEDIFSRVQKIVADQLSVEASEVKPESHFANDLGADSLDTVELVMALEEEFDIEIPDEAAEGIATVQAAVDYISEKSAASA; encoded by the coding sequence ATGAGCCAAGAAGATATTTTTAGCCGCGTTCAAAAAATCGTTGCCGACCAGCTGAGCGTAGAGGCTAGCGAAGTCAAGCCCGAGTCTCACTTCGCCAACGATCTGGGAGCTGATTCTCTCGACACCGTAGAACTCGTCATGGCGCTTGAGGAAGAGTTCGACATCGAAATCCCCGACGAAGCCGCCGAAGGCATCGCCACTGTTCAAGCTGCCGTTGACTACATCAGCGAAAAATCAGCGGCTTCTGCCTAA
- a CDS encoding serine/threonine-protein kinase, with product MQPPLPPGTILQNRYRLLQVLGQGGFGRTYLAEDQGRFNERCALKEFMPPQAGYALEKAKELFQREAAILYQIQHPQVPQFRATFEQDQRLFLVQDYVEGKTYRDCLEERRAQGQRFSEGEIEQLLRQLLPVLAHIHSKGIIHRDIAPDNIILREGDRLPVLIDFGVVKEAVTRMQSPDTQHQATTVGKAGFAPSEQLQTGQAYPSSDLYALAVTAVVLLTGRDAGELYNDRMLTWDWQNYAPEVSPRLAQVLNRMLSHKPDDRYQSVREVVEALQSAQAAGSPPPVASAPQQYPPPASASTSTAAPTPAPPPPPTQVSSLPTQAIGRPLESETQITRGARRSRSGAPVIQESSFWDDPLAVTAVGTGLVLLTGFGSWAAVSFLMGQPSPTPSPTTPQVSVTPLSPSSTPASPTTSPSPSTPVLYSKRLTLKPSETVTESDSLRANETVDYIVEGEQGQTLNAYLSGEGVLMSVLGPNRQLVGDRSDRVSLWQGELPFTGEYTLRLRTVQGLAESDYQLEVSLESPPPSPSPSSPTPSSPPPTSPPPTSPSSSPEPIYSEEVLDLFGTGETLNLTGRTTPQRIQRYRIEGPPGKILDVRVASGPVSLTIRYPDGTVVEDAAGLLEWSAEVLSSGGYLVDVQADEATDFRLEVSLAAPESPPSP from the coding sequence ATGCAACCGCCGCTGCCGCCCGGAACGATCCTGCAAAATCGCTATCGACTGCTTCAGGTGCTTGGCCAAGGAGGGTTTGGCCGGACCTACCTAGCAGAGGATCAAGGCCGCTTTAATGAGCGCTGCGCGCTCAAGGAATTCATGCCGCCCCAGGCGGGCTACGCCCTGGAGAAAGCCAAGGAGCTTTTTCAGCGGGAGGCGGCGATCTTGTACCAAATTCAGCATCCCCAGGTGCCGCAGTTTCGGGCCACCTTTGAGCAGGATCAGCGGCTGTTTTTGGTGCAAGACTATGTGGAGGGCAAGACCTACCGGGACTGCCTCGAGGAGCGGCGGGCTCAGGGACAGCGCTTTTCGGAAGGAGAGATCGAGCAGCTCCTGCGGCAGCTGCTGCCGGTGCTGGCCCACATTCACAGCAAGGGCATCATTCACCGAGACATCGCGCCAGACAATATTATTTTGCGGGAGGGCGATCGCCTGCCGGTGCTGATCGACTTTGGCGTGGTGAAGGAAGCGGTCACGCGGATGCAGTCGCCCGACACCCAGCACCAAGCGACCACCGTCGGCAAGGCAGGCTTCGCTCCCAGCGAGCAGCTCCAGACGGGGCAAGCCTATCCCAGCAGCGATCTCTACGCGCTGGCCGTTACGGCGGTGGTTCTGCTGACGGGGCGCGACGCGGGCGAGCTCTACAACGATCGCATGTTGACCTGGGACTGGCAGAACTACGCCCCGGAAGTCAGTCCTCGCCTGGCCCAAGTGCTCAACCGAATGCTGAGCCACAAACCGGACGATCGCTATCAGTCGGTGCGGGAGGTGGTCGAGGCGCTGCAATCGGCACAAGCAGCGGGATCGCCGCCGCCAGTCGCCTCTGCGCCCCAGCAGTACCCACCGCCGGCCTCAGCGTCCACTTCTACAGCCGCCCCAACGCCAGCACCGCCGCCTCCCCCAACCCAAGTTTCGAGTCTGCCGACCCAGGCGATCGGTCGTCCCCTAGAGAGCGAAACCCAGATCACCCGAGGCGCTCGGCGTTCTCGGAGCGGAGCACCGGTGATTCAGGAGAGCTCGTTTTGGGATGATCCCCTGGCGGTGACGGCCGTTGGCACGGGCTTGGTCTTGCTGACGGGCTTCGGGTCTTGGGCCGCAGTGAGCTTTTTGATGGGCCAGCCCAGCCCGACTCCCTCGCCCACAACGCCCCAGGTTTCGGTGACGCCCCTCAGCCCCAGCTCGACCCCAGCAAGCCCCACGACGTCACCCAGCCCGTCTACGCCAGTCCTTTACAGCAAGCGCTTGACCCTCAAACCGTCAGAAACCGTGACCGAGAGCGACAGCCTGCGAGCCAATGAGACTGTTGACTACATTGTTGAGGGGGAACAGGGCCAGACGCTGAATGCCTACTTGTCGGGGGAGGGGGTGCTGATGAGCGTTTTGGGCCCCAACCGTCAGCTGGTGGGCGATCGCTCCGATCGCGTGTCTCTCTGGCAGGGTGAATTGCCCTTTACGGGCGAGTACACCCTGCGGCTGCGCACGGTCCAGGGACTTGCCGAAAGCGACTATCAGCTGGAGGTGTCCCTCGAAAGTCCCCCGCCCTCGCCTAGCCCCAGTTCGCCAACTCCCAGTTCGCCGCCCCCGACTTCGCCGCCGCCAACCTCCCCGTCGAGCTCCCCCGAGCCGATTTACAGTGAAGAAGTCCTCGATCTGTTTGGGACTGGGGAAACCCTGAACTTGACTGGGCGCACCACTCCGCAGCGGATTCAGCGCTACCGAATTGAGGGGCCACCCGGCAAAATCCTGGATGTGCGGGTCGCTTCTGGCCCGGTTTCTCTGACCATTCGCTATCCCGATGGCACAGTGGTCGAAGACGCCGCTGGACTTCTGGAGTGGAGCGCCGAGGTCCTCTCCAGCGGGGGATATCTGGTGGACGTTCAGGCAGACGAGGCGACTGACTTTAGACTGGAGGTTAGCCTTGCAGCCCCTGAGTCCCCGCCTAGTCCGTAG
- the tnpA gene encoding IS200/IS605 family transposase produces MQPSRRKGSHSVFSIYLHLVFVTKYRQKVIDDSMLQTMTEVFQRVCVANKSKVIEVNGEPDHVHLLLDLHPDNNISQLVASLKGASSRIVRKQHSERLASSYTKPVFWSSSYYVSSAGGAPLERIKQYIDEQPGVN; encoded by the coding sequence ATGCAACCCAGTCGCAGAAAAGGATCTCACTCTGTTTTTTCTATTTACCTACACCTTGTTTTTGTGACCAAATACCGGCAAAAGGTGATTGATGACTCAATGCTGCAAACAATGACTGAGGTGTTTCAGCGAGTTTGTGTTGCTAACAAGAGCAAGGTGATTGAGGTTAATGGGGAGCCTGACCATGTCCATCTTTTGCTTGACTTGCATCCAGATAACAACATTTCTCAGTTGGTTGCGAGCCTGAAGGGGGCGTCTAGTCGTATTGTCAGAAAACAGCACTCAGAGAGGCTAGCAAGTTCTTACACAAAGCCTGTTTTTTGGTCGAGTTCTTACTATGTTTCTTCTGCGGGGGGCGCGCCGTTGGAGCGAATCAAGCAGTACATTGATGAGCAACCGGGGGTTAATTGA